The Nitrospira sp. KM1 genome includes a window with the following:
- a CDS encoding nucleoside deaminase translates to MVKNWERQYLRRCVELAAEALDAGDEPFGSVLVAVDGKILFEDRNRVGSGDRTRHPEFEIARWAVANMTLEARAAASVYTSTEHCPMCAAAHGWVGLGRIVYVSSAEQLATWLTELGVPAAPVRPLSIREIVPHLMVDGPVPDLAEQVHDLHRRSTIRHCIPEARPAPNR, encoded by the coding sequence ATGGTGAAGAATTGGGAAAGGCAGTACCTGCGCCGCTGTGTCGAGCTTGCAGCAGAGGCCCTCGATGCAGGCGACGAGCCGTTTGGCTCTGTGCTCGTCGCAGTGGACGGGAAAATCCTTTTTGAGGATCGCAACCGCGTGGGCTCTGGAGATCGAACCCGGCATCCCGAGTTCGAGATTGCGCGGTGGGCGGTTGCCAACATGACTCTGGAGGCAAGAGCTGCGGCAAGCGTCTATACCTCGACTGAGCATTGCCCGATGTGTGCCGCAGCGCACGGATGGGTCGGGCTAGGTCGTATCGTGTATGTGAGCTCCGCCGAGCAATTGGCAACATGGCTTACCGAACTCGGAGTTCCAGCCGCTCCCGTCCGACCGCTGTCAATTCGTGAAATAGTCCCTCATCTGATGGTAGACGGCCCAGTTCCTGATCTTGCTGAACAGGTGCATGACTTACATCGTCGGTCCACAATTCGACATTGCATCCCAGAAGCTCGGCCCGCACCGAACCGGTAG
- a CDS encoding ribbon-helix-helix protein, CopG family encodes MPRKTTVLGFSVSPALAKEYERLAEREGATKSDLFRRMVETYKAERAEQEFFALQRKMARRARKAGVLTEEEVERIVFEDR; translated from the coding sequence ATGCCTCGTAAGACAACAGTGCTCGGATTTTCAGTCAGTCCAGCGCTTGCCAAAGAGTACGAACGTCTTGCCGAACGTGAGGGGGCGACAAAGAGCGACTTGTTCCGTCGCATGGTGGAAACATATAAGGCGGAACGAGCGGAACAAGAATTTTTCGCGCTTCAGCGGAAAATGGCCCGTCGAGCTCGCAAGGCTGGCGTGCTCACCGAAGAGGAGGTCGAACGGATCGTGTTTGAGGACCGCTGA
- a CDS encoding putative toxin-antitoxin system toxin component, PIN family yields MKVVFDTNVFVSAFLFPGSQGEQALLFAQRRKVDLSTSVPILTETARVLREKFDQSEKDITAALKIIGRSATIVRPARKITVLEDKPDNRILECAVTVEADLLVTGDHHLLKLKEFEGIPLVRLADFLRSIPSDEGAE; encoded by the coding sequence ATGAAGGTCGTCTTCGACACGAATGTATTCGTGTCTGCGTTTCTCTTTCCGGGAAGTCAGGGCGAACAAGCGCTTTTGTTTGCGCAGCGACGGAAGGTTGATCTCTCTACTTCTGTTCCAATTCTCACCGAGACCGCTCGGGTTCTTCGGGAGAAGTTCGACCAATCAGAAAAAGATATTACTGCCGCGTTGAAGATCATCGGCCGGTCAGCAACGATTGTCAGACCGGCGCGCAAGATCACGGTGCTCGAAGATAAGCCTGACAATCGCATACTTGAATGTGCGGTGACTGTTGAAGCCGATCTCCTCGTAACGGGAGACCACCATCTCTTGAAGCTGAAGGAATTTGAGGGAATACCCCTTGTACGTCTTGCCGATTTTCTTCGATCGATCCCATCCGATGAAGGTGCAGAATAA